A genomic stretch from Nitrospirota bacterium includes:
- a CDS encoding electron transfer flavoprotein subunit alpha, giving the protein MRIVVDNELCTGCETCLSSCPYDAIVMKSDKAFINEYCQLCRACLEVCPEGAIKEIETGAGVEDTTDRDSCKGVWVFAEQRDGRVADVSFELLGAGRRLADARGAGLSAVLFGADYSGAERLIHWGADRVYHSDDPIFEHFNDEPYVELLSRLISEHRPEIVLTGATPTGRSFFPRVAARVRTGLTADCTSLEIDPETGNLLQVRPAFGGNIMATILCPYRRPQMATVRPRVMKKGQYDKSRTGEILKIKADDIRSKTRVTDTVKEVSDTMVNLQEADVIVAGGRGLGNAEGFKMLEELAGLLGGAVGASRAAVDEEWIPYSHQVGQTGKTVCPKIYIACGISGAVQHLVGMQSSDIIIAINKNPDAPIFSVANYAIVGDVHEVLPVIIKKLKEVKGI; this is encoded by the coding sequence ATGCGTATAGTTGTTGACAATGAACTTTGCACAGGCTGCGAAACCTGTCTGAGTTCATGCCCCTATGATGCCATTGTAATGAAGAGTGACAAGGCATTTATAAATGAATACTGCCAGCTCTGCAGGGCCTGCCTTGAGGTCTGTCCCGAGGGGGCCATAAAAGAGATTGAGACCGGAGCGGGTGTTGAAGATACCACTGACAGGGACTCCTGCAAGGGTGTATGGGTATTTGCCGAGCAGAGAGACGGCAGGGTTGCCGATGTCTCATTTGAGCTCCTTGGTGCAGGCAGAAGACTTGCCGATGCGAGAGGGGCCGGGCTTTCAGCCGTGCTCTTCGGTGCAGACTATTCAGGGGCAGAGAGGCTTATCCACTGGGGCGCCGACAGGGTATACCATTCAGACGACCCCATATTCGAACACTTTAATGACGAACCTTACGTGGAGCTCCTGTCCCGTCTCATTTCAGAACACAGGCCCGAGATTGTCCTCACCGGAGCAACCCCCACCGGAAGGTCGTTCTTTCCGAGGGTTGCTGCAAGGGTACGGACCGGACTCACAGCAGACTGCACCTCACTTGAAATTGACCCTGAGACCGGAAACCTGCTCCAGGTACGTCCAGCATTCGGCGGCAATATAATGGCCACAATCCTCTGTCCATACCGCCGGCCCCAGATGGCAACCGTCAGGCCGAGGGTCATGAAAAAGGGCCAATATGACAAAAGCAGAACAGGAGAAATACTGAAGATAAAGGCCGATGACATCCGGTCGAAAACAAGGGTGACGGATACCGTAAAAGAGGTCTCCGATACAATGGTGAACCTCCAGGAGGCCGACGTTATTGTGGCTGGTGGAAGGGGACTTGGAAACGCAGAGGGGTTTAAGATGCTCGAGGAGCTCGCAGGACTCCTTGGCGGCGCTGTCGGGGCGTCAAGGGCTGCAGTGGATGAAGAATGGATTCCTTACAGCCATCAGGTCGGTCAGACCGGCAAGACAGTCTGTCCGAAAATCTATATTGCCTGCGGCATCTCCGGTGCTGTGCAGCACCTTGTGGGAATGCAGTCCTCCGACATCATAATAGCCATAAACAAGAACCCGGACGCCCCGATCTTCAGCGTGGCAAACTATGCAATAGTCGGGGACGTACATGAGGTACTGCCCGTTATCATAAAGAAATTGAAAGAGGTAAAGGGAATATGA
- the fabD gene encoding ACP S-malonyltransferase yields MSMAFIFPGQGSQYVGMGKALHEEYREARETFEEASELLGYDVAGLCFNGPKEELNRTFRTQPCLLTASIAAHRVLTAKGLAPSAVAGHSLGEYSALVAAGVIEFRDAVLLTEKRGRFMQTAVPESTGLMAAILGLQREQVDEVCLSVRSGYVSPANYNCPGQIVIAGKKEAVEEAMRLAREAGAKRTIPLAVSAPSHCALMIEASIKLAEELRHIHFNPPEVPIVNNADAMFLNTVDSIKASLVKQLDSTLLWEDSVRNMTDSGINTFIEVGPGKVLSGLIKRIVPEATTFNTDAGIEQVVKGVKN; encoded by the coding sequence ATGAGCATGGCATTTATATTCCCGGGACAGGGTTCACAATACGTTGGAATGGGGAAGGCCCTTCATGAAGAATACCGGGAGGCAAGGGAGACCTTTGAAGAGGCATCGGAACTGCTCGGCTATGATGTGGCAGGACTCTGCTTTAACGGCCCGAAGGAGGAACTGAACAGGACATTCAGGACACAGCCCTGCCTGCTTACCGCAAGTATAGCCGCCCACAGGGTATTGACCGCAAAGGGGCTTGCCCCTTCAGCAGTGGCAGGTCACAGCCTCGGTGAATACTCTGCACTTGTTGCAGCAGGAGTGATTGAATTCAGGGACGCAGTCCTTCTGACTGAAAAGAGGGGACGTTTTATGCAGACCGCAGTCCCTGAATCAACGGGGTTGATGGCTGCAATACTCGGGCTTCAAAGGGAGCAGGTGGATGAGGTATGCCTGTCCGTCAGGTCAGGTTATGTCTCACCTGCAAACTATAACTGCCCCGGACAGATAGTTATTGCAGGTAAAAAGGAGGCAGTGGAAGAGGCAATGAGACTCGCCAGGGAGGCAGGCGCAAAAAGGACCATCCCGCTTGCCGTAAGCGCCCCGTCTCACTGCGCACTGATGATAGAGGCATCCATAAAGCTTGCAGAAGAGCTCAGGCACATCCATTTCAATCCCCCGGAGGTGCCTATCGTAAACAATGCCGATGCAATGTTTCTCAATACCGTTGACAGCATCAAGGCATCCCTCGTAAAACAGCTTGACAGCACCCTGCTCTGGGAAGACTCCGTAAGAAACATGACTGATTCAGGAATTAATACCTTCATTGAAGTGGGACCGGGGAAAGTGCTTTCAGGGCTGATAAAGAGGATAGTCCCGGAGGCCACTACATTTAATACCGATGCCGGTATTGAGCAGGTTGTGAAGGGGGTAAAAAATTAA
- a CDS encoding NUDIX domain-containing protein, which translates to MMAKSKLQKRAEKASKLFPDAARKPIVIEFAGVPKAGKTTTISQVQAFLKRCGFKTEIVIERASICPIKDKKHVNFNIWTACTTLAQLLEKTQTPPRPEDPQILILDRGIFDSLCWLRMMERLNRLRPEERKVVQTFLEVADWRDRITGVILMTVSPEDSMMREQGLLPVEGGKGSIMNPEVLQQMTDVCKSTANELKDLFRIFEVDTSNNEETSTAKKTAETVVGQVLDWIEDLLEENILSIPKIKVEKAFNSSSAIDANSASRLVDCFHSDGVFAPRSDVESDLKRVQALPVVIVKNANGEVLRLRRKESSSSNPLHEKIVIWAGGHVRREDSQEGRAIPACAVREIEEELRLRLDENALTLLGAVYVDEGVSIGKHVAIVYEWRAATNDVAVALSNSEFFERRGTSLSGKFVSMEQLVDDLNKGKMSEEWSDTIIRSFLSDDFENLNPKLI; encoded by the coding sequence ATGATGGCAAAATCTAAATTACAGAAACGAGCCGAGAAGGCATCAAAACTCTTTCCCGACGCCGCACGAAAACCAATCGTCATTGAATTCGCTGGCGTTCCCAAGGCAGGGAAAACAACTACGATTAGCCAAGTTCAGGCTTTCTTGAAGAGGTGCGGATTCAAGACAGAGATTGTGATCGAACGGGCATCAATCTGTCCGATCAAAGACAAGAAACATGTTAATTTTAACATCTGGACTGCTTGCACAACTCTCGCCCAATTACTTGAAAAGACTCAGACGCCACCAAGGCCGGAAGACCCACAGATATTGATTCTTGACCGGGGAATATTTGATTCACTTTGCTGGCTACGCATGATGGAGAGACTCAATCGCCTACGCCCGGAAGAACGAAAGGTAGTTCAGACCTTCTTGGAGGTGGCAGACTGGAGAGATCGAATTACTGGTGTCATTCTTATGACCGTTTCACCAGAAGACTCCATGATGCGTGAGCAAGGCTTGCTCCCAGTGGAAGGCGGGAAAGGCTCGATCATGAATCCTGAGGTTCTGCAGCAGATGACAGATGTTTGTAAGTCTACGGCAAATGAACTGAAGGATTTGTTCCGTATCTTTGAGGTAGACACATCAAACAATGAAGAAACATCGACGGCAAAGAAGACAGCAGAGACGGTCGTTGGGCAGGTTCTCGACTGGATTGAGGATTTGCTTGAAGAGAATATTCTAAGCATCCCTAAGATAAAGGTTGAAAAAGCCTTCAATAGTAGCTCAGCTATCGACGCCAATTCAGCTTCAAGGCTCGTTGATTGCTTCCACTCAGATGGGGTCTTCGCTCCACGCTCAGATGTGGAATCTGACCTCAAGCGTGTTCAGGCGCTTCCCGTCGTGATTGTGAAAAACGCAAACGGCGAGGTCTTGCGGCTGCGCCGCAAGGAATCTTCTTCCTCTAATCCCCTCCATGAAAAAATTGTAATTTGGGCAGGTGGCCACGTGCGCCGAGAAGACAGCCAAGAAGGACGTGCCATTCCTGCATGTGCAGTCCGCGAGATCGAAGAGGAGTTGCGCTTACGTTTGGACGAAAACGCTCTTACCCTGCTCGGAGCAGTCTACGTTGACGAGGGAGTTTCTATTGGGAAACATGTTGCTATTGTATACGAGTGGCGTGCGGCAACAAATGACGTAGCAGTGGCATTGAGTAATTCAGAGTTTTTTGAGCGTAGAGGCACTTCTTTGAGCGGAAAATTTGTCTCTATGGAACAATTAGTAGACGATCTTAACAAAGGCAAGATGAGTGAGGAATGGTCAGATACTATCATCCGATCATTCCTATCTGATGATTTCGAAAATCTTAACCCAAAGTTGATATGA